One segment of Massilia sp. Se16.2.3 DNA contains the following:
- a CDS encoding response regulator gives MSVLVVDDNIDAATTLAMLLEAAGHRVAVEHAPLAAIERARALRPDVCLLDIGLPGMDGIELARRLRAQRESAGALLVAVSGYGQEADRHAAPGAGFAHHRSSRSISTRLPRCSPPTAASASGALGDQRICV, from the coding sequence ATGTCGGTGCTGGTCGTCGACGACAACATCGACGCGGCCACCACCCTGGCGATGCTGCTCGAAGCGGCCGGACACCGGGTCGCGGTCGAACACGCGCCGCTGGCGGCCATCGAACGGGCCCGCGCGCTGCGTCCCGACGTCTGCCTGCTCGACATCGGGCTGCCCGGCATGGACGGCATCGAGCTGGCACGGCGCCTGCGCGCGCAGCGTGAGAGCGCGGGCGCGCTGCTCGTGGCGGTGTCCGGCTACGGCCAGGAAGCGGACCGCCACGCCGCCCCGGGAGCGGGGTTTGCCCACCACCGGTCAAGCCGGTCGATTTCGACGCGCTTGCCGCGCTGCTCGCCTCCAACGGCAGCGAGCGCGTCGGGGGCGCTAGGCGATCAGCGCATCTGCGTGTAG
- a CDS encoding argininosuccinate synthase — protein MSDIKKVVLAYSGGLDTSVILKWLQDHYGCEIVTFTADLGQGEELEPARAKAIKFGIKPENIYIDDVREEFVRDFVFPMFRANTVYEGEYLLGTSIARPLIAKRLIEIANETGADAVSHGATGKGNDQVRFELGAYALKPDVKIIAPWREWDLLSREKLLKYAEDAGIAVDMKHKNGGAPYSMDANLLHISFEGRHLENPSAEAEESMWRWTVSPEAAPDEAEYLDIEYERGDIVALNGKRMSPAEVLTELNRLGGKHGIGRLDLVENRYVGMKSRGCYETPGGTIMLRAHRAIESITLDREVAHLKDDLMPRYASLIYNGYWWAPERVALQTLIDHTQATVNGWVRIKLYKGNVIVVSRDSKTDSLFDMNIATFDEDGGAYNQADAGGFIKLNALRMRIAAKARAKRGQ, from the coding sequence ATGAGCGACATCAAAAAAGTAGTTCTCGCCTACTCGGGCGGCCTCGACACCTCCGTCATCCTGAAATGGCTGCAAGACCATTACGGCTGCGAGATCGTGACCTTCACGGCCGACCTCGGCCAGGGCGAAGAACTCGAGCCGGCACGCGCCAAGGCCATCAAGTTCGGCATCAAGCCGGAAAACATCTACATCGACGACGTGCGCGAGGAATTCGTGCGCGACTTCGTGTTCCCGATGTTCCGTGCTAACACCGTCTATGAAGGCGAGTACCTGCTGGGCACCTCGATCGCGCGTCCCCTGATCGCCAAGCGCCTGATCGAGATCGCCAACGAGACCGGCGCCGATGCCGTCTCGCACGGTGCGACCGGCAAGGGCAACGACCAGGTGCGCTTCGAGCTCGGTGCCTATGCGCTCAAACCCGATGTGAAGATCATCGCCCCATGGCGCGAGTGGGACCTGCTGTCGCGCGAAAAATTGCTGAAGTACGCGGAGGACGCCGGCATCGCCGTCGACATGAAGCACAAGAACGGCGGCGCGCCCTATTCGATGGATGCCAACCTGCTGCACATCAGCTTCGAAGGCCGCCACCTGGAGAACCCGAGCGCGGAAGCCGAGGAATCGATGTGGCGCTGGACGGTGAGCCCGGAAGCGGCACCGGACGAAGCCGAGTACCTCGACATCGAATACGAGCGCGGCGACATCGTCGCGCTGAACGGCAAGCGCATGTCGCCCGCCGAAGTGCTGACGGAGCTGAACCGCCTGGGCGGCAAGCACGGCATCGGCCGCCTCGACCTGGTGGAAAACCGCTACGTCGGCATGAAGTCGCGCGGCTGCTACGAGACCCCGGGCGGCACCATCATGCTGCGCGCCCACCGCGCGATCGAATCGATCACGCTCGACCGCGAAGTGGCGCACCTGAAGGATGACCTGATGCCGCGCTACGCCTCGCTCATCTATAACGGCTACTGGTGGGCGCCGGAGCGCGTCGCACTCCAGACGCTGATCGACCACACCCAGGCGACCGTGAACGGCTGGGTGCGCATCAAGCTCTACAAGGGCAACGTGATCGTGGTCTCGCGCGACTCCAAAACGGACTCGCTGTTCGACATGAACATCGCTACTTTTGACGAGGACGGCGGCGCCTACAACCAGGCCGATGCGGGCGGCTTCATCAAGCTCAACGCGCTGCGCATGCGCATCGCGGCCAAGGCGCGGGCCAAGCGCGGGCAGTAA
- the rsgA gene encoding ribosome small subunit-dependent GTPase A, with translation MNDKKNKGESKGAADGGAMRGTIIAAHGRHYLADAGGELLQCVTRGKKTNVAVGDVVHLKRTSNDQAVIEDIAERSTLLYRSDQYKSKLLAANISRLFIVVATEPGFADDLVSRSLVAAEAAGIEAHLILNKTDVTDLLPRARERAGVYASLGYPVHEVSARAHPEHALEVLRPLLAGQSSIFIGQSGMGKSSLINLLVPDADIAVREISAALDTGKHTTTFTRLYWLPGEAGEGAAIIDSPGFQEFGLYHLSEGMLERAFVEFKPYLGGCKYYNCRHLAEPQCAVLEAVREGKIAKHRHELYGQLLHESAQTLY, from the coding sequence ATGAACGACAAGAAGAACAAAGGCGAGAGCAAGGGCGCGGCCGACGGCGGCGCCATGCGCGGCACCATCATCGCCGCCCACGGCCGCCATTACCTGGCCGACGCCGGCGGTGAACTGCTCCAGTGCGTCACCCGCGGCAAGAAGACCAACGTGGCGGTCGGCGACGTTGTCCACCTGAAGCGCACCTCGAACGACCAGGCCGTCATCGAGGACATCGCCGAGCGCAGCACCCTGCTCTACCGCTCTGACCAGTACAAGTCGAAGCTGCTGGCGGCGAACATCTCGCGCCTGTTCATCGTGGTGGCGACCGAACCGGGATTTGCCGACGACCTGGTCTCGCGCTCGCTGGTGGCGGCCGAGGCGGCCGGCATCGAGGCCCACCTGATCCTGAACAAGACCGACGTGACCGACCTGCTGCCGCGCGCGCGCGAACGTGCCGGCGTGTACGCTTCGCTCGGCTACCCGGTGCACGAGGTATCGGCACGCGCCCATCCCGAGCACGCACTGGAAGTGTTGCGGCCCCTGCTGGCCGGGCAATCGTCGATCTTCATCGGCCAGTCGGGCATGGGCAAGTCCTCGCTCATCAACCTGCTGGTGCCGGACGCCGACATCGCCGTGCGCGAAATCTCGGCGGCGCTCGACACCGGCAAGCACACCACGACGTTCACGCGCCTGTACTGGTTGCCTGGCGAGGCAGGTGAAGGCGCAGCCATCATCGATTCACCCGGCTTCCAGGAATTCGGCCTGTATCACCTGTCAGAAGGCATGCTGGAACGGGCCTTTGTCGAGTTCAAGCCCTACCTCGGCGGCTGCAAGTACTACAACTGCCGCCACCTGGCCGAGCCGCAATGCGCCGTGCTCGAGGCTGTCCGCGAGGGCAAGATCGCCAAGCACCGCCACGAGCTGTACGGACAGCTGCTCCACGAATCCGCGCAGACCTTGTACTGA
- a CDS encoding ATP-binding protein has protein sequence MPRIHHSGSPKAQSAVRSLIAARDWSGHPLGHPDRWPAELATAVGMTLNSSFPMFVAWGAELHLLYNDAYAQIMGTKHPAALAQPFKQVWAEIWDDLVPIIDRALSNKPAFFQDLPLTIVRQGYPEQAWFTFSYAPLEDAAGNVAGMYCTVIETTDRVQAERRAALELKLSDALRPLSAPSEVLATASALLGQELRLTRALYAEVDDEAGTFHTPREWSGPGMEHLSRESFPIAEFGTELIKVLRAGETLIIDDAFLDPRTAGFPQRYIEENIRAVLTVPLVRGGRLVAFLSLNRAEPYRWSANDVRFTRDTAERTWAALDTARAQAELRAERDRSRYIFDTMLEGFSRVAPDWTLVEMNAEGLRICRKTAAEVVGRNHWDVFPEVAATNAGAMLMRTMRERVPGAVEHRVPDAEGRLGWHELRAFPTQDGGMAIFFRDITDRKLAESKLKAADQRKDEFLAMLAHELRNPLAPISAAAQLLDMGALNETRVRQSSAIIGRQVRHMTRLVDDLLDVSRVTRGLIELDKVPLDVRNIVDEAIEQVRPQLAARRQRLGVHLPSTPLVVEGDRARLVQVLSNLLGNAVKYSPDERAIEVSARPEGERLVLTVADEGIGMERELTERAFDLFAQAKRSSDRSQGGLGLGLALVRNLVELHGGEVACASSGPGRGSTFTVTLPLAGRSPRL, from the coding sequence ATGCCCCGAATTCACCATAGCGGTTCACCGAAGGCCCAGTCGGCCGTACGCTCGCTCATTGCCGCGCGCGACTGGAGCGGCCATCCGCTCGGCCATCCCGACCGTTGGCCCGCCGAACTGGCGACCGCGGTCGGGATGACGCTCAACTCCTCGTTCCCGATGTTCGTCGCCTGGGGCGCGGAGCTGCACCTGCTCTACAACGACGCCTATGCCCAGATCATGGGCACCAAGCACCCGGCCGCACTGGCCCAGCCTTTCAAGCAGGTCTGGGCCGAGATCTGGGACGACCTGGTGCCGATCATCGACCGGGCGCTGTCGAACAAGCCCGCCTTCTTCCAGGACCTGCCGCTCACCATCGTGCGCCAGGGCTATCCCGAACAGGCCTGGTTCACCTTTTCCTATGCGCCTCTGGAAGACGCCGCCGGCAACGTCGCCGGCATGTACTGCACCGTCATCGAGACCACCGACCGCGTCCAGGCCGAGCGCCGCGCCGCGCTCGAACTGAAACTGTCGGACGCGCTGCGCCCCCTCAGTGCCCCGAGCGAGGTACTGGCCACGGCCAGTGCGCTGCTCGGCCAGGAACTGCGCCTGACACGCGCGCTCTATGCCGAAGTGGACGACGAGGCCGGCACCTTCCATACGCCGCGCGAGTGGAGCGGGCCGGGGATGGAACACCTGTCGCGCGAAAGCTTCCCGATCGCCGAGTTCGGCACCGAGCTCATCAAGGTGCTGCGCGCCGGCGAGACCCTGATCATCGACGATGCCTTCCTTGACCCGCGCACCGCCGGCTTCCCGCAGCGCTATATCGAGGAAAACATCCGCGCCGTGCTGACCGTGCCGCTGGTGCGCGGCGGGCGCCTGGTCGCCTTCCTCAGCCTGAATCGCGCCGAGCCCTACCGCTGGAGCGCGAACGACGTGCGTTTTACGCGCGATACCGCCGAGCGTACCTGGGCCGCGCTCGATACGGCACGGGCCCAGGCCGAGCTGCGCGCCGAGCGCGACCGCAGCCGCTACATCTTCGACACCATGCTGGAAGGTTTTTCGCGGGTGGCGCCGGACTGGACCCTGGTGGAGATGAATGCCGAAGGCCTGCGCATCTGCCGCAAGACGGCCGCCGAGGTCGTCGGGCGCAACCACTGGGACGTGTTTCCCGAGGTGGCCGCGACCAATGCGGGGGCGATGCTGATGCGTACCATGCGCGAGCGCGTGCCCGGCGCCGTCGAGCACAGGGTACCGGACGCCGAAGGACGCCTGGGCTGGCACGAACTGCGCGCCTTCCCGACCCAGGACGGCGGCATGGCGATCTTCTTTCGCGACATTACCGACCGCAAGCTGGCCGAGAGCAAGCTCAAGGCGGCCGACCAGCGCAAGGACGAATTCCTGGCCATGCTGGCGCACGAGCTGCGCAACCCGCTGGCGCCGATCAGTGCCGCCGCCCAGCTGCTCGACATGGGCGCACTCAACGAAACCCGGGTGCGCCAGAGCAGCGCCATTATCGGACGCCAGGTGCGCCACATGACACGCCTGGTGGACGATTTGCTGGACGTGTCGCGCGTCACGCGTGGATTGATCGAACTCGACAAGGTGCCGCTGGACGTACGCAACATCGTCGACGAAGCGATCGAACAGGTGCGCCCGCAACTGGCGGCGCGGCGCCAGCGCCTGGGAGTGCACCTGCCGTCGACGCCGCTGGTGGTCGAAGGCGACCGTGCGCGTCTGGTGCAGGTGCTGTCCAACCTGCTCGGCAATGCCGTGAAGTATTCTCCGGACGAGCGTGCCATCGAAGTGAGTGCGCGGCCAGAGGGAGAGCGCCTGGTGCTGACGGTGGCCGACGAGGGCATCGGCATGGAGCGCGAATTGACGGAACGCGCCTTCGACCTGTTCGCCCAGGCCAAGCGTTCCTCGGACCGCTCGCAGGGCGGCCTGGGACTGGGCCTGGCGCTGGTGCGCAACCTGGTCGAACTGCACGGCGGCGAGGTGGCCTGCGCCAGCTCCGGGCCGGGGCGGGGCAGCACTTTCACGGTGACGCTGCCGCTGGCGGGGCGCTCCCCTCGCTTGTGA
- a CDS encoding diguanylate cyclase domain-containing protein, whose product MPSTSAVQFQNAPCRVLLVGAPPAAAALREMLAGVDDIELVLTDAERALEQVASLRPSLIVRALADADDHAFLHACRDDRRSRELPLLVLAPQASDDAAAQGREAAFAAGASDYLAGLPSRTEMLARLRYHALASRAALERDDALRRLRQTEEALARIQAELDRLAGYDNLTGIPNRRRFEEVAQGEWQRARRSSQPLSLLLCDVDNFDYFNERLGRDAGDICLRRLAGVLTGQLKRAADVAARFDGKQFAILLPDTGLDGAVQVAEACRAAIERLALSHPEPQRRIVTISVGVATTVPQDDAQFEGVVTRAGEAIEAAKARGRNRVVAFRA is encoded by the coding sequence ATGCCATCCACCTCCGCCGTCCAGTTCCAGAACGCTCCCTGCCGCGTGTTGCTGGTCGGCGCGCCGCCTGCCGCCGCCGCCTTGCGCGAGATGCTTGCCGGCGTCGACGACATCGAACTGGTCTTGACCGACGCCGAGCGCGCGCTGGAACAGGTGGCGAGCCTGCGTCCTTCGCTGATCGTGCGCGCGCTGGCCGACGCCGACGACCACGCTTTCCTGCACGCCTGCCGCGACGACAGGCGCTCGCGCGAGCTGCCTCTGCTGGTGCTGGCACCGCAGGCAAGCGACGATGCCGCGGCGCAGGGCCGCGAGGCCGCCTTCGCCGCCGGCGCCAGCGACTACCTGGCCGGCCTGCCGAGCCGCACCGAAATGCTGGCGCGCCTGCGCTACCATGCGCTTGCTTCGCGCGCAGCGCTGGAGCGCGACGATGCCCTGCGCCGCCTGCGCCAGACAGAAGAAGCGCTGGCGCGCATCCAGGCCGAGCTCGACCGCCTGGCCGGCTACGACAACCTGACCGGGATTCCGAACCGCCGCCGTTTCGAAGAGGTCGCGCAGGGCGAATGGCAGCGCGCGCGCCGCAGCAGCCAGCCGCTGTCGCTGCTGCTGTGCGACGTCGACAATTTCGATTATTTCAACGAGCGTTTAGGGCGCGACGCGGGCGATATCTGCCTGCGCCGCCTGGCTGGCGTGCTCACCGGCCAGCTCAAGCGCGCGGCCGACGTGGCGGCGCGTTTCGACGGCAAGCAGTTTGCGATCCTGCTGCCCGACACGGGCCTGGACGGCGCGGTGCAGGTGGCAGAGGCCTGCCGCGCCGCCATCGAGCGCCTGGCCCTCTCGCATCCGGAACCGCAGCGCCGCATCGTCACCATCTCGGTCGGCGTGGCCACCACGGTGCCGCAGGACGATGCCCAGTTCGAGGGCGTGGTAACGCGCGCCGGCGAGGCGATCGAAGCGGCCAAGGCGCGCGGGCGCAACCGGGTGGTGGCCTTCAGGGCCTAA
- the argF gene encoding ornithine carbamoyltransferase, translating into MPGADAIKPIKHFLQFSDFSLDEFEYVIERAKVIKRKFKAYEVYHPLVDRTLVMVFEKSSTRTRLSFEAGMHQLGGAAIYLNTRDSQLGRGEPVEDAGQVMSRMCDIIMVRTFGQDIIERFAAHSRVPVINGLTNEHHPCQVLADIFTFYEHRGPIAGKLVAWIGDANNMLYSWLQAAEVFGFHLNISTPQGYDLDPALVSTNRYTRFDNPSDACEGAHLVSTDVWTSMGFEKENAQRLKDFDGFIVDAAKMARANPDAIFMHCLPAHRGEEVAAEVIDGPQSVVWDEAENRLHVQKALIEYLLLGRLETT; encoded by the coding sequence ATGCCAGGCGCCGACGCGATCAAGCCGATCAAACATTTTCTGCAGTTCTCCGACTTCTCCCTCGACGAATTCGAATACGTCATCGAGCGCGCGAAGGTCATCAAGCGCAAGTTCAAGGCCTACGAGGTCTACCACCCGCTGGTCGACCGCACGCTGGTGATGGTGTTCGAGAAGAGCTCGACGCGCACGCGCCTGTCCTTCGAAGCCGGCATGCACCAGCTGGGCGGCGCGGCGATCTACCTGAACACGCGCGACAGCCAGCTGGGTCGCGGCGAGCCGGTGGAAGACGCGGGCCAGGTGATGAGCCGCATGTGCGACATCATCATGGTGCGCACCTTCGGCCAGGACATCATCGAGCGCTTCGCGGCCCACTCGCGCGTGCCGGTGATTAATGGCCTGACCAACGAACACCATCCCTGCCAGGTGCTGGCCGACATCTTCACCTTCTACGAGCACCGCGGCCCGATCGCCGGCAAGCTTGTTGCCTGGATCGGCGACGCCAACAACATGCTCTACTCCTGGCTGCAGGCGGCTGAAGTGTTCGGCTTCCACCTGAATATCTCCACGCCACAGGGCTACGACCTCGACCCGGCGCTGGTCTCCACAAACCGCTACACGCGTTTCGACAACCCATCGGATGCCTGCGAAGGCGCGCACCTGGTCAGCACGGACGTGTGGACCAGCATGGGTTTTGAAAAGGAAAACGCCCAGCGCCTGAAGGACTTCGACGGCTTCATCGTCGATGCCGCCAAGATGGCGCGCGCCAATCCGGATGCCATCTTCATGCACTGCCTGCCGGCCCACCGCGGCGAGGAAGTCGCGGCCGAGGTGATCGACGGACCGCAGTCGGTGGTCTGGGATGAAGCCGAAAACCGCCTGCACGTGCAGAAGGCACTGATCGAATACCTGCTGCTCGGCAGGTTGGAGACCACCTGA
- the orn gene encoding oligoribonuclease: MSQATDSAVSATPATPAGRPNEMNLVWVDMEMTGLDPDTDRIIEVAVVVTDMHLNVLAEGPVFAIHQSDETLDKMDNWNKGTHGKSGLIDRVKASTVTEADAEVALIAFLKNFVPAGKSPMCGNTICQDRRFMARGMPKLEAFFHYRNLDVSTLKELCRRWKPELASGFKKHQKHTALADIIESVEELKYYREHFIKL; the protein is encoded by the coding sequence ATGTCACAAGCCACCGATTCCGCAGTATCCGCAACCCCTGCCACGCCCGCCGGGCGCCCGAACGAGATGAACCTCGTCTGGGTCGACATGGAAATGACCGGGCTCGACCCGGACACCGACCGTATCATCGAAGTCGCCGTCGTCGTCACCGACATGCACCTGAACGTGCTGGCCGAGGGCCCCGTCTTCGCCATCCACCAGTCCGACGAAACGCTCGACAAGATGGACAACTGGAACAAGGGCACCCACGGCAAGTCCGGCCTGATCGACCGCGTGAAAGCCTCCACCGTCACCGAGGCGGACGCCGAAGTCGCGCTGATCGCGTTTCTCAAGAACTTTGTCCCGGCCGGCAAGTCGCCGATGTGCGGCAATACCATTTGCCAGGACCGCCGCTTCATGGCACGCGGCATGCCGAAGCTGGAAGCCTTCTTCCACTATCGCAACCTGGATGTGTCGACACTGAAGGAACTGTGCCGCCGCTGGAAGCCGGAACTGGCGTCGGGCTTCAAGAAGCACCAGAAGCACACGGCCCTGGCCGACATCATCGAGTCGGTCGAAGAGCTCAAGTACTACCGCGAGCACTTCATCAAGCTGTAA
- a CDS encoding 4a-hydroxytetrahydrobiopterin dehydratase — MSSAVMLTDLHCTHGAPALGSDELASLLAQVPDWRLAGPRIERTYAFKDYHETIAFVNALAWMVHREDHHPELTVRYRHCVVAYTTHSAGNAVSLNDFICAAKADALYEGRTRA; from the coding sequence ATGAGCTCAGCTGTGATGCTGACCGACCTGCACTGCACCCACGGCGCACCGGCGCTCGGGAGCGACGAACTCGCATCGCTGCTGGCGCAGGTGCCCGACTGGCGCCTCGCCGGACCGCGCATCGAGCGTACTTACGCGTTCAAGGACTACCACGAAACCATCGCCTTCGTGAACGCGCTGGCGTGGATGGTCCACCGCGAGGACCACCATCCGGAGCTGACCGTGCGCTACCGCCACTGCGTCGTCGCCTACACCACCCATTCGGCGGGCAACGCCGTCTCCCTGAACGATTTCATCTGCGCGGCGAAAGCCGACGCACTCTACGAAGGACGAACCCGCGCATGA
- a CDS encoding SDR family oxidoreductase, with the protein MKAIVTGYSKGLGAAIAAELLGRGIPVLGLARGRAPDLAARFPDALQAVELDLADPAALTAFLAGGTLASWVQGSDMVLLVNNAGVVWPVGPLAEQDPAAAVQAVTVNVAAPLALAAAAVRASNGAERRILHVSSGAGRSAYPGWSVYCATKAALDRHAEAVALDGDASVRCCSLAPGVIDTGMQAEIRATPESRFPMKERFVQLKAQGGLNSPEACACALVDYLLAPRFGSKPVDDLRNA; encoded by the coding sequence ATGAAAGCAATCGTTACCGGATACTCGAAAGGCCTGGGCGCGGCCATCGCCGCCGAACTGCTCGGGCGCGGGATCCCTGTGCTGGGCCTGGCGCGGGGACGGGCGCCCGATCTGGCTGCGCGCTTCCCCGATGCCTTGCAGGCGGTGGAACTCGACCTGGCCGACCCGGCCGCGCTGACCGCCTTCCTGGCGGGCGGCACGCTGGCAAGCTGGGTGCAGGGCAGCGACATGGTCCTGCTGGTCAACAATGCCGGCGTGGTGTGGCCGGTGGGGCCGCTGGCCGAGCAGGATCCTGCAGCCGCCGTGCAAGCGGTGACGGTCAACGTGGCGGCGCCGCTGGCGCTGGCCGCCGCCGCCGTCCGCGCGTCGAACGGCGCCGAGCGGCGCATCCTGCACGTGTCGAGCGGTGCCGGACGCAGCGCCTATCCCGGCTGGAGCGTGTACTGCGCCACCAAGGCTGCGCTCGACCGCCATGCCGAGGCGGTGGCGCTGGACGGCGACGCGTCCGTGCGCTGCTGCAGCCTGGCGCCGGGCGTGATCGACACCGGCATGCAGGCCGAGATCCGCGCCACGCCGGAATCGCGCTTTCCGATGAAGGAACGCTTCGTGCAACTGAAGGCCCAGGGCGGACTGAATTCGCCCGAAGCCTGCGCGTGCGCGCTGGTCGACTACCTGCTGGCGCCGCGTTTCGGCAGCAAGCCGGTGGACGATTTACGCAACGCGTGA
- a CDS encoding M48 family metallopeptidase, which produces MSSLAFSVLFVVFLVGTLALRFWLSTRQIGHVLRHRGKVPSEFAAKVSLDTHQKAADYTVARTRFGIAGLLFGGLTLIGFTLLGGLQAMSTTLLGWTGPGMLHQIALVTAFAIVSGLLDLPFDYYRQFVLEERFGFNKMRVSLWLTDMVKGALVGAVIGLPLLWVVLKLMETTGSLWWLWTWFVWSGFQLLMMVLYPSVIAPLFNKFTPLADEALKSRIEGLMARVGFASKGLFVMDGSRRSAHGNAYFSGFGAAKRIVFFDTLVERLAPQEIEAVLAHELGHFKLRHIVKRIVVMFALSLAFLALLGYLKEQAWFYTGLGVMPLRLAPTMPPNADDAMALLLFALVLPIFTFVLGPLNSITSRKHEFEADAFAAQHSDARDLVSALVKMYEDNASTLTPDPLHSAFYDSHPPASVRIAHLGAQMRAAGA; this is translated from the coding sequence ATGTCTTCACTCGCGTTTTCGGTTTTGTTCGTCGTTTTCCTGGTAGGCACGCTCGCCCTGCGCTTCTGGCTGTCCACCCGCCAGATCGGTCACGTGCTGCGCCACCGCGGCAAGGTGCCAAGCGAATTTGCAGCCAAAGTCTCGCTCGACACCCACCAGAAAGCCGCCGACTACACGGTTGCCCGCACCCGCTTCGGCATCGCCGGCCTCCTTTTCGGCGGCCTGACCCTGATCGGCTTCACGCTGCTGGGCGGCCTGCAGGCCATGTCGACTACCCTGCTTGGGTGGACCGGTCCCGGCATGCTACATCAGATCGCCCTGGTGACGGCGTTCGCCATCGTCTCAGGCTTGCTCGACCTGCCCTTCGATTACTACCGCCAGTTCGTGCTGGAAGAACGCTTCGGCTTCAACAAGATGCGCGTCTCGCTGTGGCTGACCGACATGGTCAAGGGCGCCTTGGTTGGCGCGGTCATCGGCCTGCCGCTGCTGTGGGTGGTACTGAAACTGATGGAAACCACCGGTTCGCTGTGGTGGCTGTGGACCTGGTTCGTCTGGAGCGGTTTCCAATTGCTGATGATGGTGCTGTACCCGAGCGTGATCGCGCCGCTGTTCAACAAGTTCACCCCGCTCGCCGACGAAGCTCTGAAGAGCCGCATCGAGGGCCTGATGGCGCGCGTCGGTTTCGCATCGAAGGGCCTGTTCGTGATGGACGGCAGCCGCCGCAGCGCCCACGGCAATGCCTATTTCTCCGGCTTCGGCGCAGCCAAGCGCATCGTCTTCTTCGATACCCTGGTCGAGCGCCTCGCGCCGCAGGAAATCGAGGCCGTGCTGGCGCATGAACTGGGCCACTTCAAGCTGCGCCACATCGTCAAGCGCATCGTCGTGATGTTCGCGCTGTCGCTGGCCTTCCTGGCGCTGCTCGGCTACCTGAAGGAGCAGGCCTGGTTCTACACCGGCCTGGGCGTGATGCCGCTGCGTTTGGCGCCGACGATGCCACCGAACGCGGACGACGCGATGGCCCTGCTGCTGTTCGCGCTGGTACTGCCGATCTTCACCTTCGTCCTTGGACCGCTCAATTCGATCACCTCGCGCAAGCACGAGTTCGAGGCCGACGCCTTCGCCGCGCAGCATAGCGACGCGCGCGACCTCGTGTCCGCCCTGGTGAAAATGTACGAGGACAATGCTTCGACGCTGACGCCCGATCCGCTGCACTCGGCGTTCTATGACTCGCACCCGCCGGCCTCGGTGCGGATTGCCCACCTGGGCGCCCAGATGCGCGCCGCCGGCGCATGA
- the murB gene encoding UDP-N-acetylmuramate dehydrogenase, translating to MHSTLPIEHDVSLQAFNTFGLPARARRYLRVSDPAQLDGLRQDPEAASLPRFVLGGGSNVLLTRDVEALVLHMAIPGREIVGEEGDAVLVRAGAGENWHAFVDFTLSQGLGGLENLSLIPGTVGAAPIQNIGAYGLEIKDVFHSLTTYDLASGARRVLAAADCRFGYRDSLFKHPEGADLVVLDVTFALPRAWRPNLRYAELAQAAEAAGLADPTPRQVSDLVVAIRRRKLPDPADIGNAGSFFKNPVVSAAQCTALLERFPQLVHHAQPDGSEKLAAGWLIDQCGWKGKNLGAAGVYPRQALVLVNNGGATGAEVQALARAIQDDVLARFGVALEPEPVFV from the coding sequence ATGCACTCCACGCTCCCGATCGAACACGACGTTTCGCTGCAAGCTTTCAATACCTTCGGCCTGCCGGCAAGGGCGCGCCGCTACCTGCGCGTGTCGGACCCCGCCCAGCTCGACGGGCTGCGCCAGGACCCGGAAGCCGCGAGCCTGCCCCGTTTCGTGCTCGGCGGCGGCAGCAACGTGCTGCTCACGCGCGATGTCGAGGCACTGGTGCTGCACATGGCCATCCCCGGTCGCGAAATCGTGGGCGAGGAGGGCGATGCCGTGCTCGTACGCGCCGGCGCCGGCGAGAACTGGCACGCCTTCGTCGACTTCACGCTGTCCCAGGGCCTGGGCGGGCTGGAAAACCTGTCGCTGATCCCCGGCACGGTCGGCGCCGCACCGATCCAGAATATCGGGGCCTACGGGCTCGAAATCAAGGATGTGTTCCATTCGCTCACGACCTACGACCTGGCCAGCGGCGCACGGCGGGTGCTGGCAGCTGCCGATTGCCGCTTCGGCTATCGCGACAGCCTGTTCAAGCATCCCGAAGGCGCGGACCTGGTCGTGCTCGACGTCACTTTTGCGCTGCCGCGCGCCTGGCGGCCGAACCTGCGCTACGCCGAGCTGGCCCAGGCCGCCGAGGCCGCCGGCCTGGCCGACCCGACGCCGCGCCAGGTCAGCGACCTGGTCGTTGCCATCCGACGCCGCAAGCTGCCCGACCCGGCCGACATTGGCAATGCCGGCAGCTTCTTCAAGAATCCGGTCGTCAGCGCGGCGCAGTGCACGGCGCTGCTGGAGCGTTTCCCGCAACTGGTGCACCATGCGCAGCCCGACGGCAGCGAGAAGCTGGCCGCAGGCTGGCTCATCGACCAATGCGGCTGGAAGGGGAAAAACCTGGGCGCGGCCGGCGTTTATCCGAGGCAGGCGCTGGTATTGGTGAACAATGGCGGCGCGACCGGGGCCGAGGTGCAGGCGCTGGCGCGGGCGATCCAGGACGATGTGCTGGCACGCTTCGGGGTGGCACTGGAGCCGGAGCCGGTGTTCGTGTGA